A part of Populus alba chromosome 8, ASM523922v2, whole genome shotgun sequence genomic DNA contains:
- the LOC118052442 gene encoding uncharacterized protein, producing MGFFFRGLNEDLASSQLDIQRCPFLKNINEPTNFSFSPSMPFPMPVRAGKGPIFEDGPNFDMTFRLFHGHDGVVPLSERSFSHSEKVEPRPTAPEFNPLAAKAATISLSSFGAGGPFSFDAFSKKWNNQKKNSNSSKKESSSQGGHSKHEALSNEWLQTGNCPIAKSFRAVSGVLPLVAKVLKPPPGMKFKCPPAIVAARAAISQTAFAKNLRPQPLPEKILVIGMLGMAANVPLGIWREHTKKFSPSWFAAVHAAVPFIAMLRKSILMPKSAMAFTIGASILGQVIGSRAERYRLKGVAAKGIPLTETPAVGAKGMPLTETPASSLSQLQVIAVNSGHCGSLVQYPVSLQMAGNSSSAADIFC from the exons ATGGGCTTTTTCTTCAGAGGTCTAAATGAGGATCTTGCATCTTCTCAACTGGACATCCAAAGGTGTccctttttgaaaaacattaatgaGCCTACTAATTTTTCGTTTTCTCCATCCATGCCTTTCCCTATGCCT GTACGCGCAGGTAAGGGTCCGATTTTTGAAGATGGTCCCAATTTTGATATGACATTTAGGCTATTCCATGGGCATGATGGAGTAGTCCCACTTTCTGAAAGATCATTCTCACATTCCGAGAAAGTAGAACCTCGGCCTACTGCACCGGAGTTCAATCCTTTAGCTGCAAAGGCGGCCACCATCAGTCTTTCATCCTTTGGAGCTGGGGGACCCTTCagttttgatgcattttctaaGAAGTGGAATAATCAGAAGAAAAACTCCAATTCATCCAAGAAAGAGTCATCTTCACAG GGAGGACACTCAAAGCACGAGGCATTGAGCAATGAGTGGCTGCAAACTGGAAACTGCCCTATTGCGAAATCATTTCGGGCAGTTAGTGGTGTCCTGCCACTTGTGGCGAAGGTTCTGAAACCCCCTCCAGGCATGAAATTCAAGTGCCCACCTGCAATAGTTGCAGCCCGAGCAGCTATATCACAAACTGCCTTTGCAAAGAACCTTCGGCCACAACCCTTACCTGAAAAGATACTTGTGATTGGGATGTTGGGTATGGCAGCAAATGTTCCTTTAGGAATATGGAGGGAGCACACCAAAAAATTTTCACCATCATGGTTTGCTGCTGTCCATGCTgcagttcctttcatagccatgCTTAGGAAATCCATATTGATGCCAAAGTCAGCCATGGCATTTACCATTGGAGCATCTATATTAGGACAGGTTATTGGATCTCGGGCAGAGCGATACCGGCTGAAGGGAGTGGCTGCCAAGGGAATACCTCTCACTGAAACACCTGCAGTGGGTGCCAAGGGAATGCCTCTCACTGAAACACCTGCTAGTAGCTTAAGTCAGTTGCAAGTTATTGCTGTTAATAGTGGACATTGCGGTTCTCTGGTGCAATATCCAGTTTCCCTTCAGATGGCCGGAAACTCATCTTCAGCAGCTGACATATTCTGCTAA